A stretch of Microbacterium sp. 4R-513 DNA encodes these proteins:
- a CDS encoding PAC2 family protein: MPQSAPLFERAVSAPPVPAGLPLVIALTGFTDAGSAVSGLVDYLRDELDPTPVAVFSNDVLLDYRARRPIISFDQDHLTDYRPPRLELSLAHDSVGQPFLALAGYEPDFAWDAFASTIVEFAETFAVSTVTWVHAIPMPVPHTRPIGTTVSGTRDELTEAHSVWKPHTQVPATAGHLLEYRLSQEGFAIAGFVLLVPHYLGDTEYPAATLAGLDSITAATGLVFTGDDLREQNREYLTKVDEQVTGSEELSRMLEGLEERYDAYMAGSTLATPIIHTGDLPSADELAAELERFLATRPSGDDDKRP; the protein is encoded by the coding sequence ATGCCCCAGTCCGCGCCCCTCTTCGAGCGTGCCGTCTCGGCTCCGCCGGTGCCGGCCGGCCTTCCGCTCGTCATCGCGCTGACGGGATTCACCGACGCGGGGAGCGCCGTGAGCGGCCTCGTGGACTATCTGCGCGACGAACTCGACCCCACTCCCGTCGCCGTCTTCTCCAATGACGTCCTGCTCGACTACCGGGCGCGTCGTCCGATCATCTCGTTCGACCAGGACCACCTCACGGACTACCGGCCGCCGCGTCTCGAGCTTTCGCTGGCCCACGACTCGGTCGGGCAGCCGTTCCTCGCGCTCGCGGGCTACGAGCCGGACTTCGCATGGGATGCCTTCGCGTCGACCATCGTCGAATTCGCCGAGACCTTCGCGGTGTCGACCGTGACCTGGGTGCACGCCATCCCCATGCCCGTCCCGCACACGCGGCCCATCGGCACGACGGTGAGCGGCACGCGCGACGAGCTGACCGAGGCCCACTCCGTCTGGAAGCCGCACACTCAGGTGCCGGCGACGGCGGGGCATCTGCTCGAGTACCGGCTCTCGCAGGAGGGCTTCGCCATTGCGGGATTCGTGCTGCTCGTCCCGCACTATCTCGGCGACACCGAGTATCCGGCGGCGACGCTCGCGGGTCTCGACAGCATCACCGCGGCGACGGGACTCGTCTTCACGGGCGACGACCTCCGCGAGCAGAACCGCGAGTACCTGACGAAGGTCGATGAGCAGGTCACCGGAAGCGAGGAGCTCTCGCGCATGCTCGAGGGCCTCGAGGAGCGCTACGACGCCTACATGGCGGGGTCGACCCTCGCCACCCCGATCATCCACACGGGCGATCTGCCGAGCGCGGACGAGCTCGCCGCGGAGCTGGAGCGGTTCCTCGCGACACGCCCGTCCGGCGACGACGACAAGCGTCCCTGA
- a CDS encoding alanine racemase produces MKAVLRIDSGAFAGNLAEIRRRVAPAEHMLVVKDDAYGHGLERIVSLAWAEGVRWFGAFDVRTGQAVRAELGDDARIFVWIVATADEARSAVAAGLDIGVGDGILLEDVAAAEGVGRVHLKIDTGLHRNGVRPEEWPAFVARAAELERAGEIEVVGIWSHIAEASDEEDDAARALYDRAVAQAGDAGLRPRLRHLAASAAGFARPEFRYDLVRIGAFAYGIRPADGPGEAELGIRPISSLIARVTGVDGTSVRIHVGALDGLPSTLAGRLRVGTPDGPRAVRAIGADESIVDAWPTATVGDEIFVVGAGAPQSVTDAAEQLGTIGEEIALRFAPTMRREYCGK; encoded by the coding sequence ATGAAGGCCGTGCTCCGCATCGATTCCGGCGCTTTCGCCGGGAACCTCGCCGAGATCCGCCGCCGGGTGGCGCCGGCCGAGCACATGCTCGTCGTCAAGGACGACGCCTACGGCCACGGGCTCGAGCGCATCGTTTCGCTCGCCTGGGCGGAGGGCGTCCGCTGGTTCGGCGCCTTCGACGTCCGGACCGGTCAGGCGGTGCGCGCCGAGCTCGGCGACGACGCGCGGATCTTCGTGTGGATCGTCGCGACGGCCGACGAGGCGCGGAGCGCCGTGGCTGCCGGCCTCGACATCGGGGTGGGTGACGGCATCCTCCTGGAAGACGTCGCCGCCGCCGAGGGTGTCGGGCGGGTTCACCTCAAGATCGACACCGGCCTGCACCGCAACGGCGTGCGGCCCGAGGAATGGCCGGCGTTCGTGGCGAGGGCTGCAGAGCTCGAGCGCGCGGGCGAAATCGAGGTCGTCGGCATCTGGAGCCACATCGCCGAGGCCTCCGACGAGGAGGACGACGCGGCACGGGCGCTGTACGACCGGGCGGTCGCGCAGGCCGGGGATGCCGGTCTCCGCCCCCGGCTCCGACACCTCGCCGCATCAGCCGCCGGTTTCGCCCGGCCCGAGTTCCGCTACGACCTCGTGCGGATCGGCGCCTTCGCGTACGGCATCCGTCCCGCGGATGGTCCGGGCGAGGCTGAGCTCGGCATCCGCCCGATCTCGAGTCTGATCGCCCGGGTCACCGGCGTCGACGGGACGAGCGTGCGGATCCACGTCGGCGCGCTCGACGGACTGCCGTCGACGCTCGCGGGAAGGCTCCGCGTCGGGACGCCCGATGGTCCGCGCGCCGTGCGTGCCATCGGCGCGGACGAGAGCATCGTCGACGCATGGCCGACGGCGACGGTCGGTGACGAGATCTTCGTGGTGGGCGCCGGCGCGCCGCAGAGCGTCACCGACGCGGCAGAGCAACTGGGAACGATCGGCGAAGAGATCGCCTTGCGGTTTGCACCGACGATGCGGCGCGAGTACTGCGGGAAGTGA
- a CDS encoding alanine racemase C-terminal domain-containing protein, translating to MFQADGMTDAAPRRSGPVATIDHRALRANVERLLLRADDQYAVADLRHDAWGHGLRPVARTLAEAGVDAFIVDEGEAEAMTGDFSGVAVSAAGGATLDGTEIYGLSAAGPTPVMRLSGFVLLTKELRAGEGVSYGYTHRAAHDTRVALVTGGYAQGIVRGLGDRVSVAIGPLRCPIVGRVAMDVCVVDIGDGDVARGDAVVFFGPADGDPALSDWTDATGLSAAEIVTAVGLRAQREHIA from the coding sequence GTGTTTCAGGCCGACGGGATGACGGATGCCGCGCCACGGCGCAGCGGTCCCGTCGCGACGATCGACCACCGCGCGCTGCGCGCCAACGTCGAGAGGCTCCTGCTCCGCGCCGACGACCAGTACGCCGTCGCGGACCTCCGTCACGACGCGTGGGGTCACGGCCTTCGGCCCGTCGCGAGGACGCTCGCCGAAGCGGGTGTCGACGCCTTCATCGTCGACGAGGGTGAGGCGGAAGCCATGACGGGCGACTTCTCCGGCGTCGCGGTGAGCGCGGCCGGCGGCGCCACACTGGACGGCACCGAGATCTACGGCCTCTCGGCGGCCGGGCCGACGCCGGTCATGCGTCTCTCGGGCTTCGTGCTGCTCACGAAGGAGCTCCGAGCGGGGGAGGGCGTGTCCTACGGCTACACCCACCGCGCCGCGCACGACACCCGCGTGGCACTCGTCACGGGAGGGTACGCGCAGGGCATCGTCCGGGGACTCGGCGACCGCGTGTCGGTCGCGATCGGCCCACTCCGCTGTCCGATCGTGGGACGGGTCGCGATGGATGTCTGCGTCGTCGACATCGGCGATGGCGACGTGGCGCGTGGCGACGCCGTCGTCTTCTTCGGGCCGGCGGACGGCGACCCGGCGCTCTCGGACTGGACAGACGCGACAGGGCTGTCGGCTGCAGAGATCGTGACGGCGGTGGGGCTCCGCGCCCAGCGGGAGCACATCGCATGA
- a CDS encoding leucyl aminopeptidase has translation MSFPDLEYSTAPIREADADAILLALPPLDRDDSPGLDDWPGLRDALVGTGFTGAPGSYQRAFAPDSTALPLAVVGTGANPDAAALRDAVGAGIRTLTGFGSVAVAAPAADPQLWRAAAEGAALGGYRFDGYKSDAPKPRASRVRIHGSDAVDDDAVAAVTAVAGAVALVKDLVSIPAEWLGPADFADRAAASVADLPVTVEVLDETALAAGGYGGILGVGQGSDRPPRLVRLDYAPDGATRHVALVGKGITFDTGGLSLKPAAAMVGMKYDMCGAATALAVLRAAAALALPVRVSAWLCIADNMPSGRATRPGDVLRLLDGSTVEVLNTDAEGRLVLADGLVAASREHPDVIVDIATLTGAITIALGTRHAGVMGDDDAVARYLAASAEAGELAWQLPLPEHMKDELDSPIADLVNAKVGDPAGGSLFAGLFLRHFVGRSSDADDAGRIPWVHLDIAGVGMNKGGPFGFTDKGPTGATVRSLIHFIGEEAGR, from the coding sequence ATGTCGTTCCCCGACCTCGAGTACTCCACCGCACCGATCCGAGAAGCCGACGCAGACGCCATCCTCCTGGCGCTCCCCCCGCTCGACAGGGATGACTCCCCCGGGCTCGACGACTGGCCCGGGCTGCGCGACGCTCTCGTCGGCACCGGATTCACGGGCGCTCCGGGCTCGTATCAGCGGGCGTTCGCTCCTGACTCCACGGCGCTTCCGCTCGCAGTGGTCGGAACGGGCGCGAATCCGGATGCCGCGGCCCTCCGCGATGCCGTCGGCGCAGGCATCCGCACCCTCACCGGGTTCGGGTCCGTCGCCGTGGCCGCACCCGCCGCCGACCCGCAGCTCTGGCGAGCCGCCGCGGAGGGTGCCGCACTCGGCGGCTACCGCTTCGACGGCTACAAGTCGGATGCGCCGAAGCCCCGCGCTTCGCGCGTTCGGATCCACGGCTCCGACGCGGTCGACGACGACGCCGTCGCGGCCGTGACGGCCGTCGCCGGTGCCGTCGCGCTCGTCAAGGACCTCGTGTCGATCCCGGCCGAGTGGCTCGGACCGGCGGACTTCGCCGACCGCGCCGCAGCCTCTGTCGCCGACCTGCCCGTCACGGTCGAGGTGCTCGACGAGACCGCGCTCGCTGCCGGCGGCTACGGCGGGATCCTCGGTGTCGGGCAGGGTTCCGACCGGCCTCCGCGCCTCGTCCGCCTGGACTATGCGCCCGACGGTGCGACACGTCACGTCGCGCTCGTCGGCAAGGGCATCACCTTCGACACGGGCGGTCTGTCGCTCAAGCCCGCTGCGGCGATGGTCGGCATGAAGTACGACATGTGCGGCGCGGCGACGGCGCTCGCCGTCCTCCGGGCCGCCGCGGCCCTCGCGCTCCCGGTACGCGTCTCGGCGTGGCTGTGCATCGCCGACAACATGCCCTCCGGTCGCGCGACGCGCCCCGGCGATGTGCTGCGGCTCCTGGACGGCTCGACCGTCGAGGTCCTGAACACGGATGCCGAGGGACGCCTGGTTCTCGCTGACGGCCTGGTCGCGGCGAGTCGCGAGCATCCCGACGTCATCGTCGACATCGCGACGCTGACAGGTGCCATCACGATCGCCCTGGGCACCCGTCACGCCGGCGTCATGGGCGACGACGACGCGGTCGCGCGCTATCTGGCCGCGTCGGCCGAGGCGGGCGAGCTCGCGTGGCAGCTGCCCCTCCCCGAGCACATGAAGGACGAGCTGGACTCCCCGATCGCCGATCTCGTCAACGCGAAGGTGGGCGATCCCGCGGGCGGCTCGCTCTTCGCAGGGCTCTTCCTGCGCCACTTCGTCGGGCGGTCGTCGGACGCCGACGACGCGGGACGGATCCCCTGGGTGCACCTCGACATCGCCGGCGTCGGCATGAACAAGGGCGGTCCCTTCGGCTTCACCGACAAGGGCCCCACCGGGGCGACCGTCCGGTCGCTCATCCACTTCATCGGCGAGGAGGCCGGGCGTTGA
- the sucB gene encoding 2-oxoglutarate dehydrogenase, E2 component, dihydrolipoamide succinyltransferase: protein MSTSVVLPALGESVTEGTVTRWLKKVGDTIEADEGLLEISTDKVDTEIPSPVGGVIEEILVQEDETVEVGAVLAKIGDGSSAPAESPAPEQAPAQAESAPAEAAPAQEAPAPAAEAAPAAEAAPAAEQAPAAPAAEASAPAASGGKEVVLPELGESVTEGTVTRWLKEVGDSVETDEPLLEISTDKVDTEIPSPFAGVLQEILVKEDETVAVGAALARIGDSAAPAPAPAAQAPAQEAAPEPAAPATPAQEAPAQAAPAPAQAAPAQAAPAQAAPAPAAAPAQSAPAQAAPAQAAPAQAAPPSGAPAAAAAQGSDDSDVPTYVTPLVRRLAQQQGVDLATVTGTGVGGRIRKEDVLKAAEAASAPAAPAEAPAAPAAPKLEISPLRGTTQPMSRLRKVLAERAVASMQSTAQLTTVVEVDVTKLSSFRDKVKGDFQSKTGDKLSFLPFFALAAAEALQAYPVVNSTVDGTDIVYPPTENLSIAVDTERGLLTPVLRDAASKNLAQIAHEIADLAARTRENKLKPDELAGGTFTLTNTGSRGALFDTPVVFLPQSAILGTGIVVKRPGIVTVDGKDAISVRSYVYLALSYDHRIIDGADAARFLGAVKSRLEAAAFEGDLGI, encoded by the coding sequence ATGAGCACATCCGTGGTCCTCCCCGCGCTCGGAGAGAGCGTCACCGAGGGAACGGTCACCCGCTGGCTCAAGAAGGTCGGTGACACCATCGAGGCGGACGAGGGTCTGCTCGAGATCTCCACCGACAAGGTCGACACCGAGATCCCTTCGCCGGTGGGCGGCGTGATCGAAGAGATCCTCGTCCAGGAGGACGAGACCGTCGAGGTCGGCGCCGTGCTGGCCAAGATCGGCGACGGCTCGTCGGCTCCCGCCGAGTCTCCCGCGCCCGAGCAGGCTCCCGCGCAGGCCGAGTCCGCGCCCGCTGAGGCGGCGCCGGCGCAGGAGGCCCCGGCACCTGCCGCAGAGGCCGCGCCGGCCGCAGAGGCCGCGCCGGCCGCAGAGCAGGCTCCCGCGGCTCCGGCTGCCGAGGCATCCGCCCCCGCCGCGTCCGGCGGCAAGGAGGTCGTCCTCCCCGAGCTCGGCGAGAGTGTCACCGAGGGCACCGTCACGCGCTGGCTCAAAGAGGTCGGCGACTCCGTCGAGACCGACGAGCCCCTCCTCGAGATCTCGACCGACAAGGTCGACACCGAGATCCCGTCGCCGTTCGCCGGCGTTCTGCAGGAGATCCTCGTGAAGGAGGACGAGACGGTCGCCGTCGGCGCGGCTCTCGCCCGCATCGGCGACAGCGCCGCTCCCGCTCCAGCCCCGGCCGCGCAGGCTCCTGCGCAGGAGGCCGCCCCGGAGCCCGCCGCCCCGGCCACGCCGGCTCAGGAGGCGCCTGCCCAGGCAGCGCCCGCGCCCGCACAGGCAGCCCCCGCGCAGGCAGCGCCCGCGCAGGCAGCCCCTGCCCCGGCCGCCGCTCCGGCTCAGTCCGCTCCGGCACAGGCCGCTCCTGCTCAGGCCGCGCCCGCACAGGCCGCGCCCCCCTCCGGAGCCCCGGCAGCCGCCGCGGCCCAGGGCTCGGACGACTCGGACGTTCCCACGTACGTCACCCCGCTGGTGCGCCGGCTGGCGCAGCAGCAGGGCGTCGACCTCGCGACCGTCACGGGCACGGGAGTCGGCGGACGCATCCGCAAGGAAGACGTGCTGAAGGCCGCCGAGGCGGCATCGGCGCCGGCCGCTCCTGCAGAGGCGCCGGCCGCACCGGCCGCACCGAAGCTCGAGATCTCGCCGCTCCGCGGGACGACCCAGCCGATGTCGCGTCTGCGCAAGGTGCTCGCCGAGCGCGCGGTCGCCTCGATGCAGTCGACGGCTCAGCTCACGACCGTCGTCGAGGTCGACGTGACGAAGCTCTCGTCGTTCCGCGACAAGGTGAAGGGCGACTTCCAGTCCAAGACGGGCGACAAGCTGTCGTTCCTGCCGTTCTTCGCCCTCGCGGCGGCCGAGGCGCTGCAGGCGTACCCCGTGGTCAACTCCACGGTCGACGGCACCGACATCGTCTACCCGCCGACCGAGAACCTGTCGATCGCGGTCGACACGGAGCGCGGCCTGCTCACCCCGGTGCTCCGCGACGCCGCGAGCAAGAACCTCGCGCAGATCGCGCACGAGATCGCCGATCTCGCGGCGCGCACGCGTGAGAACAAGCTCAAGCCCGACGAGCTCGCCGGCGGCACCTTCACGCTGACGAACACGGGTTCGCGCGGCGCGCTGTTCGACACCCCCGTCGTGTTCCTGCCCCAGTCCGCGATCCTCGGCACGGGCATCGTCGTCAAGCGCCCCGGCATCGTGACGGTCGACGGCAAGGACGCGATCTCGGTGCGCTCTTACGTCTACCTCGCGCTGTCGTACGACCACCGCATCATCGACGGTGCCGACGCCGCCCGCTTCCTGGGTGCGGTCAAGTCGCGCCTCGAGGCAGCGGCCTTCGAGGGCGACCTCGGCATCTGA
- a CDS encoding RNA polymerase sigma factor, translating into MTSSTKTTPRSRAAQDTEAETPVEEVETKPATAKRTAAKTKAPAKAKAAPKASKAKAKDDESGDDEDLDDDVELDAADLEEDVAVDEDSDDESDEPAAAPAARAKTAATTDAESADEEDDEEEGTKAPVFAEPLPTGAIVISSSDEDDIPVYSTQITGATADPVKDYLKQIGKVPLLNAAEEVELAMRIEAGLFAEEKLSHMTAAEKSSQLGLDLQWVARDGQRAKSHLLGANLRLVVSLAKRYTGRGMQFLDLIQEGNLGLIRAVEKFDYTKGFKFSTYATWWIRQAITRAMADQARTIRIPVHMVEVINKLARVQRQMLQDLGREPTPEELSRELDMTPEKVIEVQKYGREPISLHTPLGEDGDSEFGDLIEDTEAVVPADAVGFTMLQRQLESLLDSLSEREAGVIRMRFGLGDGQPKTLDQIGDTFGVTRERIRQIESKTMAKLRHPSRSQSLRDYLE; encoded by the coding sequence GTGACCTCGAGCACGAAGACCACACCTCGATCCCGAGCAGCGCAGGACACCGAGGCAGAGACCCCCGTCGAGGAGGTCGAGACGAAGCCCGCCACCGCCAAGCGCACCGCCGCGAAGACGAAGGCCCCCGCGAAGGCCAAGGCCGCGCCCAAGGCGAGCAAGGCCAAGGCGAAGGACGACGAGTCCGGCGACGACGAGGACCTCGACGACGACGTCGAACTCGATGCCGCCGATCTCGAAGAGGACGTCGCCGTCGATGAGGACTCCGATGACGAGTCGGACGAGCCGGCCGCCGCGCCCGCGGCGCGCGCGAAGACGGCTGCGACGACGGATGCCGAGTCCGCCGACGAGGAGGACGACGAGGAGGAGGGCACGAAGGCCCCCGTCTTCGCCGAGCCCCTCCCGACCGGCGCCATCGTCATCTCGTCGAGCGATGAGGACGACATCCCCGTCTACTCGACGCAGATCACCGGCGCCACGGCCGACCCCGTCAAGGACTACCTGAAGCAGATCGGCAAGGTCCCGCTCCTCAACGCGGCCGAAGAGGTCGAGCTGGCGATGCGCATCGAGGCGGGGTTGTTCGCCGAAGAGAAGCTGTCGCACATGACGGCGGCCGAGAAGTCGTCCCAGCTGGGCCTCGACCTGCAGTGGGTCGCCCGCGACGGCCAGCGCGCCAAGTCGCACCTGCTGGGTGCGAACCTCCGCCTCGTCGTCTCGCTCGCCAAGCGGTACACGGGCCGCGGCATGCAGTTCCTGGATCTCATCCAGGAGGGCAACCTCGGTCTGATCCGCGCCGTCGAGAAGTTCGACTACACCAAGGGCTTCAAGTTCTCGACCTACGCGACCTGGTGGATCCGTCAGGCCATCACGCGCGCCATGGCCGACCAGGCCCGCACGATCCGCATTCCCGTCCACATGGTCGAGGTCATCAACAAGCTCGCGCGCGTCCAGCGCCAGATGCTCCAGGACCTCGGTCGCGAACCCACGCCGGAAGAGCTCAGCCGCGAGCTCGACATGACCCCCGAGAAGGTCATCGAGGTGCAGAAGTACGGCCGCGAGCCGATCTCGCTGCACACCCCGCTCGGCGAGGACGGCGACAGCGAGTTCGGCGACCTCATCGAAGACACCGAGGCGGTCGTCCCGGCCGACGCGGTGGGCTTCACGATGCTGCAGCGTCAGCTCGAGTCGCTTCTCGACTCCCTCTCGGAGCGCGAGGCGGGCGTGATCCGCATGCGCTTCGGCCTCGGCGACGGCCAGCCGAAGACCCTCGACCAGATCGGCGACACCTTCGGCGTCACGCGTGAGCGCATCCGCCAGATCGAGTCCAAGACGATGGCCAAGCTGCGGCATCCCTCCCGCTCGCAGTCCCTCCGGGACTACCTCGAATGA
- a CDS encoding coenzyme F420-0:L-glutamate ligase has translation MSAEANAGKALTVDLEGASFSRIPIKTRVVMPGDDLDSFVREYASEVVQPGDTLFVTEKIVAITQGRSFPVDSIKPRRLAFFLSKFVVKTPYGIGLGMPETMEMALRECGTLRILFAASVSAVTKLFGRKGDFYRIAGDKARAIDGPTSGTIPPYNKAVVLGPEKPREVAQRLKALLGGVPEVAVVDINDIGGNILGSTLTKDGDKQLVTILRDNPLGQGHQSTPLGIVRKTTASA, from the coding sequence ATGAGCGCCGAGGCCAACGCCGGCAAGGCGCTGACCGTCGACCTCGAGGGCGCGAGCTTCTCACGGATTCCGATCAAGACGCGCGTCGTCATGCCCGGCGACGACCTCGACTCGTTCGTGCGCGAGTACGCGAGTGAGGTCGTGCAGCCGGGTGACACGCTGTTCGTGACCGAGAAGATCGTCGCCATCACGCAGGGACGCTCCTTCCCGGTCGACTCGATCAAGCCGCGTCGTCTCGCGTTCTTCCTGTCGAAGTTCGTCGTGAAGACGCCCTACGGCATCGGGCTCGGCATGCCCGAGACGATGGAGATGGCGCTGCGCGAGTGCGGCACGCTGCGCATCCTGTTCGCGGCATCCGTCTCGGCCGTCACGAAGCTGTTCGGCCGCAAGGGCGACTTCTACCGCATCGCGGGCGACAAGGCGCGGGCCATCGACGGCCCGACGAGCGGCACCATCCCGCCGTACAACAAGGCGGTCGTGCTCGGCCCCGAGAAGCCCCGTGAGGTCGCGCAGCGCCTGAAGGCCCTCCTCGGCGGCGTGCCCGAGGTCGCGGTCGTCGACATCAACGACATCGGCGGCAACATCCTCGGCTCGACGCTCACGAAGGACGGCGACAAGCAGCTCGTGACCATCCTCCGCGACAACCCGCTCGGGCAGGGGCATCAGTCGACGCCCCTCGGCATCGTGCGGAAGACGACGGCCTCCGCTTAG
- a CDS encoding sugar-transfer associated ATP-grasp domain-containing protein: MPSKGLGLAPRLRYLAGRARRIDVGSVLERAREASEEHGKWRPAIVADMLWQAGFKNVGFQDYIDYDFAILNAAERATYMTHPVSNQLSQKYDHPDFRHIFQDKVAFDRVFSDHLHRQWMVVEEGNADAVRAFAERLGTIVTKEPVGQAGTGVHRYHAAEIEDWNGFHRGLLERGELLIEEVIVQHDDLAAVCPGTVNTTRVTAFFDGEKTHILAIAQKFGRGAVSDQMTYGGFYTMLDDEGRALGKGYDSHGHIHEFHPESRVRIPDFRLPLMDEVVAFVDRVARVVPQVQYVGWDIVVTPTGPVLVEGNWAAGVYENKPSATGIRTGHKPRYRAAIGF; this comes from the coding sequence ATGCCTTCGAAGGGCCTCGGCCTCGCGCCCCGCCTTCGCTACCTCGCCGGACGAGCGCGTCGCATCGACGTCGGATCGGTGCTGGAACGCGCCAGGGAGGCGTCCGAAGAGCACGGCAAGTGGCGCCCCGCGATCGTGGCGGACATGCTGTGGCAGGCGGGTTTCAAGAACGTCGGGTTCCAGGACTACATCGACTACGACTTCGCGATCCTGAACGCGGCCGAACGGGCGACTTACATGACGCACCCCGTGTCGAACCAGCTCTCGCAGAAGTACGACCACCCCGACTTCCGGCACATCTTCCAGGACAAGGTGGCGTTCGACCGGGTCTTCAGTGACCACCTTCACCGCCAGTGGATGGTCGTCGAAGAGGGGAACGCCGACGCCGTCCGCGCCTTCGCCGAGCGGCTCGGCACGATCGTCACCAAGGAGCCCGTCGGACAGGCGGGCACGGGCGTGCACCGATACCACGCGGCCGAGATCGAGGACTGGAACGGCTTCCACCGCGGTCTGCTCGAGCGCGGCGAGCTGCTGATCGAGGAGGTCATCGTCCAGCACGACGACCTCGCGGCCGTCTGCCCCGGGACGGTCAACACGACGCGCGTCACGGCCTTCTTCGACGGCGAGAAGACGCACATCCTCGCGATCGCGCAGAAGTTCGGACGCGGCGCAGTGAGCGACCAGATGACCTACGGCGGCTTCTACACCATGCTCGACGACGAGGGTCGCGCGCTGGGCAAGGGCTACGACTCCCACGGCCACATCCACGAGTTCCACCCTGAGTCGCGCGTGCGCATCCCCGACTTCCGACTTCCACTCATGGACGAGGTCGTCGCCTTCGTCGACCGCGTCGCCCGGGTCGTGCCGCAGGTGCAGTATGTCGGCTGGGACATCGTCGTGACCCCGACCGGTCCGGTTCTGGTCGAGGGCAATTGGGCGGCCGGCGTCTACGAGAACAAGCCGAGCGCGACGGGCATCCGCACGGGGCACAAGCCCCGCTACCGGGCCGCGATCGGGTTCTGA
- the lpdA gene encoding dihydrolipoyl dehydrogenase has translation MTDHSFDIVVLGGGSGGYAAALRAAELGKSVALIEKDKVGGTCLHRGCIPTKALLHAAEIADNVRESASFGVRSSFESIDIDGVRTYREGIVAKKYKGLEGLVKARKIEVVHGEGRLERDRAVRVGDDRYIGTDVILATGSYSRTLPGLEIGGRILTSEQALELTEVPRSVVVLGGGVIGVEFASVWRSFGVDVTIVEALDHLVPVEDLALSKGLERAFRKRGIAYSLGVRFASATQTTDAVTVTLEDGKTFEADYLLVAVGRGPATAGLGFEEAGVTIDRGFVVTDDRLRTSVDHVWAVGDIVPGLQLAHRGFQQGIFVAEEIAGLSPVLIPDVHVPRVTYSHPEVASVGLTEAKAVEAHGADGIVAYEYNLAGNGKSEILGTSGIAKVVRQKEGPVLGVHLIGDRVGELITEGQLIVGWEAHPEDIAPFVHAHPTQSEALGEAFLALAGKPLHTL, from the coding sequence TTGACCGATCACAGCTTCGACATCGTGGTGCTCGGCGGTGGCAGCGGCGGGTACGCCGCCGCCCTCCGTGCAGCCGAACTCGGCAAGTCGGTCGCGCTGATCGAGAAGGACAAGGTGGGCGGCACGTGCCTCCACCGCGGGTGCATCCCGACGAAGGCGCTGCTCCACGCGGCCGAGATCGCCGACAACGTGCGGGAGTCGGCCTCGTTCGGCGTCCGCTCCTCCTTCGAGTCGATCGACATCGACGGCGTCCGCACGTACCGCGAGGGCATCGTCGCCAAGAAGTACAAGGGCCTCGAGGGACTCGTGAAGGCCCGCAAGATCGAGGTCGTGCACGGCGAAGGCCGCCTGGAGCGCGACCGCGCGGTGCGCGTCGGCGACGACCGCTACATCGGCACCGACGTCATCCTGGCGACCGGCTCGTACAGCCGCACCCTGCCGGGGCTCGAGATCGGCGGCCGCATCCTCACGAGCGAGCAGGCCCTCGAGCTGACCGAGGTGCCGCGGTCCGTCGTGGTGCTCGGCGGCGGTGTCATCGGCGTCGAGTTCGCGAGCGTCTGGCGCTCGTTCGGCGTCGACGTGACGATCGTCGAGGCGCTCGATCACCTGGTCCCCGTCGAAGACCTCGCCCTCAGCAAGGGCCTCGAGCGTGCGTTCCGCAAGCGCGGCATCGCGTACTCCCTCGGTGTGCGCTTCGCGAGCGCGACCCAGACGACGGATGCCGTGACCGTGACGCTCGAAGACGGGAAGACGTTCGAGGCGGACTACCTCCTCGTGGCGGTGGGCCGCGGTCCGGCCACGGCCGGGCTCGGCTTCGAAGAGGCCGGCGTCACCATCGACCGGGGCTTCGTCGTCACGGACGACCGGCTGCGCACGTCGGTCGACCACGTGTGGGCCGTCGGCGATATCGTCCCCGGACTTCAGCTCGCGCACCGCGGCTTCCAGCAGGGCATCTTCGTCGCGGAGGAGATCGCCGGGCTCTCGCCCGTCCTCATCCCCGACGTGCACGTCCCGCGGGTGACGTACTCGCATCCCGAGGTCGCCTCGGTGGGCCTCACCGAGGCCAAGGCCGTCGAGGCTCACGGAGCCGACGGCATCGTCGCCTACGAGTACAACCTCGCCGGCAACGGCAAGAGCGAGATCCTCGGCACGTCGGGCATCGCCAAGGTCGTGCGTCAGAAGGAGGGTCCGGTCCTTGGGGTGCACCTCATCGGCGACCGCGTCGGCGAGCTCATCACGGAGGGGCAGCTCATCGTCGGGTGGGAGGCGCACCCCGAAGACATCGCGCCGTTCGTGCACGCGCACCCCACGCAGAGCGAGGCCCTCGGCGAGGCCTTCCTGGCTCTCGCGGGCAAGCCGCTGCACACCCTGTGA